In one Magallana gigas chromosome 7, xbMagGiga1.1, whole genome shotgun sequence genomic region, the following are encoded:
- the LOC105332195 gene encoding RNA binding protein fox-1 homolog 2 isoform X11: protein MHMVQNQMTSAYPYAAQTGIDEYGHPQQVVVTSQPVSVAASAEQAATFKADSATYPTTTVAANGGVEQQTGLPRAYPYEEMLAGINKQTDLEAEQSSAQQGTTTTPNSVGPKRLHVSNIPFRFREADLKSLLGQFGKIIDVEIIFNERGSKGFGFVTFESNADADRAREKLNGTVVEGRKIEVNNATARVMTKKSVAAPTIPNAAALRGVALTRGRAAAVAARGAYNAAALAATAAFRHTTPLATAATALPLAGVYQDPFLATYAAADRYQLVTSQPYPTAAAAYAPGARYAIPAALASPGTYAAAAAAGQLQLAGREYTTATTDQLLGHSIGPVAGYGATLYRGAYQRFTPY from the exons CACATGGTGCAGAATCAAATGACATCTGCATACCCGTATGCGGCACAGACAGGGATAGATGAATACGGCCATCCCCAGCAAGTGGTGGTCACTAGTCAGCCCGTCTCAGTGGCGGCCTCAGCTGAACAGGCAGCTACATTCAAAGCAGACTCTGCCACCTACCCCACCACCACAGTCGCCGCCAATGGTGGTGTGGAACAGCAGACG GGACTTCCACGTGCATACCCTTATGAAGAGATGCTGGCGGGGATCAACAAG CAGACAGACTTGGAGGCTGAGCAGTCCTCCGCTCAACAAGGAACAACGACCACCCCCAACTCCGTGGGACCAAAACGTCTTCATGTGTCAAATATCCCCTTCCGTTTCCGGGAGGCCGATCTTAAAAGCCTGTTAGGG CAATTTGGAAAAATCATCGATGTCGAGATTATTTTTAATGAACGTGGATCTAAG GGATTCGGTTTTGTAACTTTCGAATCTAATGCGGACGCCGACAGAGCACGAGAGAAATTGAACGGCACTGTGGTTGAGGGCAGAAAGATTGAG GTTAACAATGCCACTGCTCGAGTTATGACCAAAAAATCTGTGGCTGCACCCACTATCCCAAATG CGGCAGCTCTAAGAGGTGTGGCACTTACACGGGGCAGGGCCGCGGCAGTGGCTGCTCGCGGTGCTTATAATGCCGCCGCTCTAGCAGCCACCGCAGCTTTCCGACATACAACACCACTGGCAACCGCAGCAACTGCGTTGCCTTTAGC TGGTGTGTATCAGGATCCCTTTTTAGCCACATACGCAGCAGCTGATAGATACCAG TTGGTGACATCCCAACCCTATCCCACAGCAGCAGCAGCCTATGCTCCAGGTGCTCGCTACGCTATCCCAGCAGCCCTTGCATCGCCAGGCACATATGCTGCCGCAGCTGCTGCAGGCCAGTTACA GCTAGCGGGAAGAGAGTACACCACAGCGACCACTGACCAGTTACTTGGTCACAGTATTGGACCCGTAGCCGGTTATGGA GCCACGTTGTACAGAGGTGCTTACCAGCGGTTCACACCTTACTGA